One Penaeus monodon isolate SGIC_2016 chromosome 34, NSTDA_Pmon_1, whole genome shotgun sequence DNA segment encodes these proteins:
- the LOC119594477 gene encoding uncharacterized protein LOC119594477, which yields MHPSAFAFVLVSLLSVSLGSAQESEHTKKLLEARKTLEEFTVPALKDNLKSRSNVEFYMKCVTGKGPCNNIGTALSNLLAPGPQGTTFCGGCTENEKVRVKVVLDALETDYKDLACELHNFSEIPLFSANPCA from the exons ATGCATCCGTCCGCCTTCGCCTTCGTGTTGGTAAGCCTGCTGTCGGTTTCCCTGGGTTCTGCCCAGGAATCTGAACATACCAAGAAGTTACTGGAAGCGCGCAAGACCCTGGAGGAGTTCACCGTGCCCGCTTTGAAGGATAACTTGAAAAGCCGGTCCAATGTTGAGTTCTACATGAAGTGCGTGACTGGCAAAGGCCCATGCAACAATATTGGCACCGCTCTCAGTA ACCTCCTCGCCCCTGGACCCCAGGGAACAACGTTCTGCGGCGGCTGTACTGAAAACGAGAAGGTGCGAGTGAAGGTCGTGTTAGACGCTCTGGAAACCGACTACAAGGACCTGGCGTGCGAGCTTCACAACTTCAGCGAAATTCCGCTGTTCTCTGCAAATCCCTGCGCTTGA